The Candidatus Tumulicola sp. region CCTCGCCGGCGGCCAGCGAGCGCGAGACGTTGCGCGGACGCACATCGCGCTGCAGCCCGTCGATGCGCGCGTAGGCATAGGCTGTCGAAACGGCCGCCGGCGGGGCGACGATCGTGACCCACCACGGCGGAACGGCGCCGAGCGGCGTCACGCGCTCGCCGGTGCCCTCCACCAGCGCCGCCGTCTCGCTCAGAAAAAACGGAACGTCGGAGCCGAGCGAGCGTGCCACCGCTAAAGCGTCGAACGGCTCGACCGGCCCCAGTTGGCCGTCAGCCGCCAACAAGAGCACGGTGGCCGCGTCGCTCGAACCGCCGCCTAGGCCCGCTTGCGTGGGAACCCGTTTCCGTAAATGAAGCGCGAACCGCGGGTCGCCGAGCGCGCGAGCTGCTCGCACGACGAGATTGTCGTCGCCGGCTAAATCTGGACAATCGCACGAAAAAGCAAACACCGCGGCCGGTTCGTACTCCAGCTCGTCACCGAACCCAAGCGGAACCATCACGGAGCGCACGCCGTGGTAGCCGTCCGGCCGGCGGGCCAGCACCTCGAGCGTCAGGTTGATTTTCGCCGGAGCGAGCGCTCGAGCCATCGCCGCTCCCAATCCTCGGCAGCCCACCCTAATCCTCCGAGCGCGCTGCGCGGGGAGGCACCGCAGTAAGGCGTGCCGCAAAGGTATGGCCCGAATGGGTCCCAGTTACGACGCTCAGCGCAACGAGTTTTGCGCCTACGTGCTGCGCGAGTCGCAAACACCGTACGGCCTGTTGCTCGGCAACCTCAAAACGTTCGCGCAGTCGACGGCCAAGGGTGGTGTCCGCGGTCTGTGGGACGCCGACACGGATCAGATCATCTTCGGAATGCATCACATCGCCTACCGGCTGCAGACGCCCGACAAGCCGCCGCAAACGCTGTTCCCGCATCAGTTCGAGCGCGAGCTCACGTTCTTACCGTACGCGCAAATTTCAGAGTTCACGCTGGCCGACCGCGTGCACGTCACCGAAGCGTTTTACGTTCCGCACGGAGGGCGCTTTTCACGCGCGGTGTGTTTTGTGGTCGACGTCACCCTGTACAATCCCGGGCGCGAAGACGTCGACGTCGAGGTGTTTCCGTGGGCAATGTTGGTCGGGCAGCGCTTTTACGGCGAGCCCGAACACGAAGTGCGCGCTTGGACCGACGGGCGGTTCATTTGCTCGAGAAACTTGGAAACCGGCGGCGAACGCTGGTGGGGCGGCTCGCGCAAGCCCGAAGCCATCCAGCTATCGTTACGCGAACAAGCGTTGCTCGAATCGATGCGCCGCTCGGGCCTCAAAAGCGATAGCACGGTCGCGCCGGGGCTCGAGGACGTCACGCCCGAGCAAGCCGAGCTGGTCAGCCGCCGCATCTTCGGCGCGTTCGAGTACGCGGTGCGCGTCGCACCCGGTGCGCGCGAATCGTTACGCCTAGCGGTCGTGTACCACAAGGACGGCACGGATCAGAGCCGCCCGGTGCTCGAATCATTGCTCGACGACCCGCGCGTTCTGCACGATACGCAACGCTACTTCGCCGAAAAGTTGGGCGACGCGCGCTTTATGACGCCGTCGCCGCACATCAGCCGCGGCGTCGCCTGGGCCAAAGCCAACATGCTGCGGGTCGTCAAGGAATATCCGCACGGTTGGGGTTCCACCAACTCGCCGCCTTCGGACATTTTGGTGTCGCGCGATACGTCGTGGTTCGTTCACGGTTTCGATTACTTTTGGCCCGAGTTCAGCCGCAATGCGATCGAGGTCTTCAACCGCGCCATCGACCCGAGCGGTTTGATGGTCGAATACGTGCGCGGCGTCAGCGGCTATAAAACCGCCTACGATTTGAATATCAACGACGATACGCCGCTGCACGTGATCGCGATGCTGCATCATTATAACGCCACACTCGACGACGAGTGGGTCAAGCGCAACCTCGAACTAGTGATCAAGCTGATCGACTACATGCTGACCCAGCGCGACGATCGGGGCTTAGTGTTCTGCACGGCTAAGGGCGTCGACATGTACGGCATCTCGTCGTGGCGCAACATCATTCCGTATTACACGCTCGACGGCGCGGTGACCGAAATCAACGCCGAAGCGGTGTACGCGCTCGAAGCCGCCGCCATGTTGTGCGCCGTTGCGGGCGACAACGACCATTGGCAAACGTACGTTACGGAAGCTCAAAAGCTGCGCGAAGCGATGATGGAGCATCTGTTCAACGACGATACGCGAGCGTTCGTACTGAACTACGATCAGGATCGCAACTACCAGGACAACTTTACGGCCGACGAGATCTTTCCGGTGCTGTTCGGCGTTGCCGGTCCGCAAGAACGGCGTGCGATTCTGTCTCGGCTCAACGAGGCCGATTTCGTAACGCCGGTCGGACTACGAACGATCTCGACCGCCGACGCGTGGTACTTTCCGTCGTACGGCTTCGGCTTGCTGGGCGGCGTTTGGCCCGATCTGACGTTGTGGTTTGCGGTCGCACTGGCGCGCAACGGCATGACCGATACGGCCGTGTCGTTTTTGAACGCCACCTACGAGGCGATGGAAGGCGGCAGCCCGCGTAATACCGTCCCGGGCGAGTTCGCGGAATGGTTCGACGGCGGCTCGCTGAGCAATCGCGGAATGTACCTGTCGCCTTGGACGAGCGCCAAGTATCTGTGGGCCGTTGCGGAAACGGTGGGCGGCATGGACGGCTACCGAACCAGCGGACGCCCGCATCTCGCGCCGCTGCGGCCGAAGGGCTGGGATTGGGTCGCGGCCGCCCGCGTGCACTGGGGCGGAAAGCGGCGCACCTACCTGATCGATTTGCGTAACGACGTGATCTACGCCGACATGCCCGAGCTGTCGGCCGAAGATCCGTTTACCTGCATCTACGCGGGCCGCGACGTAAGCGACGAAGTGACGACCTCGCCGGTCGAGGTCGGAGCGGTGGCGTTCGAAGACGAAGAAGGCGCGGTGCGCATCTTCGTTTGCAATATGCTGGACGCCGCTCGCAACGTGTCGCTCGAGTTCCGCGGCAGCACGGCGCGCATCGACATGGTAGCCGGCGAGCTGCGCGAGGTGCATCTGCACGGCAGCCCCAGCGACCGCAAGGCGCGTGCCGCCAAACTCGACGTGGTTCCGCAGACGGTGCGGGCCTAGCCGTGTTTTCGCCGGAGCGCCGCTTTGCCACCATCGTGCTGGCAGCCGGTACGATCGTGCTGCTGGTCGCCATCGCGATCGGGCAGCGCATGGGAGATCGCGTGCTCGACCAAGTCACCGGATCGGGCAACCAGAACGCCTCGGTGACGGCCGTGACGCCCGAGCCGACCCAATCCGCCGGCGCCTACGGACCGGATTGGAAACGCTCGGAGTCTTTGGCGGGAGCCGCCGACCCGCGCTTTCCCGACCCGCGCATTCCGCCGCAGCCGCTGCCCACGCCGCTGCCGACGCCCAAGGCCACGCCCGCGCCGGTTGCCTCGCCGACCCCGACCGATACGATCAACCCGAACATCCCGATCTGGCGGCAGAAGCCGATGCCGACGGCCACCCCCAGCGGCGAGCCGTCGGCCGAACCGGCCGTTTCGGGCTCCCCCAGCGAGCATCCCGAGTCGCGCTCGACCCCGCCGCTAATACACTAGTCCGAACCCGCTCCCGGCTGGTACGATATGGGCATGGAACAGGGAACGATCGCGGTTAAGCGCGGCCTCGCGCAGATGCTCAAAGGCGGCGTCATCATGGACGTCGTCACCCCCGAACAAGCCGTCGTCGCGCAAGAAGCCGGCGCGGTCGCCGTCATGGCGCTCGAACGCATTCCGGCGGATATCCGTGCGGACGGCGGGGTCGCTCGCATGAGCGGTTTGGAGCTGATTCGCGGGATCATGGACGCGGTGACGATTCCTGTTATGGCCAAGGTGCGCATCGGACATTTCGCCGAGGCCCAAGTGCTGCAATCGCTGGGTGTCGATTACATCGACGAATCCGAAGTCTTGACGCCGGCTGACGACAAGTACCACATCGAAAAAGATCCGTTCACGACGCCGTTCGTGTGCGGCGCTCGCAATTTGGGCGAAGCCCTGCGCCGTATCGCTGAAGGCGCGGCCATGATTCGCAGCAAGGGCGAAGCGGGCAGTGGAAATATCGTCGAGGCGGTGCGGCATATGCGCGCCATCGGCGATTCTATTCGCGAACTGACGGTCGCGCCGCCCGAGGAACTGGTTTCGCGAGCTCGCGATTTGGGCGCTCCGCTGGAGTTGGTGCGCCAAGTCGCACGCGAAGGCAAGCTACCCGTCGTGTTGTTCTGCGCCGGCGGCGTGTCCACGCCGGCCGACGCGTCGCTGATGATGCAGCTCGGCGCCGAGGGCATCTTCGTGGGCAGCGGTATTTTCAAATCGACCGACCCGAAAAAGTTCGCGCGCGCCGTCGTCGATGCCACGACCCATTACGACGATCCGAAGGCCGTGATGGACGCGTCTCGTTCGCTGGGCGCGTCGTCGGCGATGCCCGGTCTCGACATCCGCACGATGGACGAATCGCAACTGCTGTCGACCCGCGGTAACTAACAAACTTGGCGGGTCCCATCGTCGGCGTTCTTGCGTTGCAAGGTGACGTCGTCGAACACGTTGCCGCTCTGGAACGCTCGGGTGCGCGGCCGGTGGCGGTGAAGCGTCTCGACCAATTGACGTCGATCGAAGGCTTGATCGTACCCGGCGGTGAGTCGACCACCGTTATGCGCTTGTTGGACCGCGCGGGCTTGGCCGAGCCGATCGTCGCCCGCGTGCGGGCCGGCATGCCGCTGTGGGGAACGTGCATGGGACTCATCGTGGCCGCTCGCGAGGTGATCGGCGTCGAGCAGCCGTCGCTCGACCTGATCGACGTCTCGGTGCGCCGGAACGCCTTTGGGCGTCAGAACGAGTCGGTCGAAGTGGATTTGCCGATTGCCGTTCTCGGGCCGGAACCGTTTCCCGCAATCTTCATACGCGCGCCATGGATCGAGCGCGCCGGCCCGAGCGTCGACGTGCTGGCCGAACGGGACGGACACGGCGTGATGGTGCGCCAAGGCAACGTTCTCGGCACCTCATTTCATCCGGAATTGAGCGGCGACGGACGCGTGCATGCATATTTTCTTTCGATGATTCGGCAGCGCGACGACGTAGGGAAGGCTTCAAGCGCGGCGTAACACATCGTCTCAAGATGACGCCGGACCCAGCCTCCGAGGAACGCTCACAAGGAGGTTTTGAAGGTCACATACCGCCGGTCGAGCCGTTGCTGACCGAGGTGATCGTCGCGCTCTCCCTCGCCGCGCACGCGTATCTTACCAGCCAAGACGAACGTTCCATCGACCTGCCGGCGGCCGAAATTGCTATCGACGTCGCCGCCGCTGCCTTCGATCGAGTGAAAGAACGGCTGTCGCCCGACCAGCGCTTGGCGATCACGCAAATGCTGACCGAGACGCGCATGACGTTCGTGCGTAAACGAGACGCGTAGGCTTGGCTTGACGTGAGCGACGTACTCGTATTGAACTTCACGTACGAGGCGTTGAACGTCACGAGTTTCCAACGCGCCGTCAAGATGCTGTTCGCTGGTAAAGCCGAACTACTGCACGGCCGCGACCGCACGATCGCTTCGACCACGTACGAAATGCGAATGCCCTCGATCATTCGCATGCTATATTATATTCGCAGGCCCATGCAGAAGGTCGCGCTCACCAAGAAGAACGTGCTGATTCGCGACGATCATAAGTGCCAATATTGCGGCATCCACGGCGAAAAACTCATGACGGTCGACCACGTAACGCCCAAGAGCCGCGGCGGCCCGTCGACCTGGGAAAATTTAGTCTGCGCCTGCATGCGCTGCAATAACCGCAAGAACAACCGCACGCCGGACGAGTGCAACATGAAGCTCGCGCGCCGGCCGCGCCAGCCTAAATACATTCCGTGGATTCAAATCAAGCGCAACACCTTGCCGGACGAATGGGGTAAGTTTTTGTTCTTGTACAACGTTTCCATCGACGAGCGTGTAGAAGTCTGACGTGCGCCGGCGCTGGGCGGTCGCGGCCGGCGCTCTGCTGGTGTTGGGATTCGGGTTGCGCGTCGCCCTGTATTTTCCGCTGGCTGCGTTTCCCATCGACTCCGACGGCGTTCTGGCGGGGTTGTGCGCGTTGGCCGTTCGCACCGGGCAACATCCGGCGTTTTTCCCCGGTGGCTATCGACTTGGCGCGGCCAGTTGTTACGTTACCGCGGCGTTTTTTACGTTCGCCGGTGCGTCGCGAACGGCGTTGGCGCTGACCGGTCTAACGTGGGGCGCGTCGTACGTAGCGGCATCGGCGGCGTTCGCGCGCGCCGCGCTCGGCGCGCGCGCCGGATGTTTTGCGATCGCATTTGCGGCCTTTCCCGCCGCTGCATTTCTCACGGTGACGTACGTGCCGTGGGGGTACGGTGAGATCGCGGCATCGTGCGCCCTGACGCTGTGGCTGGCGGTACTCTTGCGTCGCCGCGAATCGACGT contains the following coding sequences:
- the ispE gene encoding 4-(cytidine 5'-diphospho)-2-C-methyl-D-erythritol kinase — translated: MARALAPAKINLTLEVLARRPDGYHGVRSVMVPLGFGDELEYEPAAVFAFSCDCPDLAGDDNLVVRAARALGDPRFALHLRKRVPTQAGLGGGSSDAATVLLLAADGQLGPVEPFDALAVARSLGSDVPFFLSETAALVEGTGERVTPLGAVPPWWVTIVAPPAAVSTAYAYARIDGLQRDVRPRNVSRSLAAGEALQRGDFTAVEDLMWNDFQSVVCEEAPPIARALEALRQAGSRNPLLAGSGACVFALAPDRERAERIAAAVRLSDDFTRIIAPFRAAERWRG
- a CDS encoding amylo-alpha-1,6-glucosidase, producing the protein MGPSYDAQRNEFCAYVLRESQTPYGLLLGNLKTFAQSTAKGGVRGLWDADTDQIIFGMHHIAYRLQTPDKPPQTLFPHQFERELTFLPYAQISEFTLADRVHVTEAFYVPHGGRFSRAVCFVVDVTLYNPGREDVDVEVFPWAMLVGQRFYGEPEHEVRAWTDGRFICSRNLETGGERWWGGSRKPEAIQLSLREQALLESMRRSGLKSDSTVAPGLEDVTPEQAELVSRRIFGAFEYAVRVAPGARESLRLAVVYHKDGTDQSRPVLESLLDDPRVLHDTQRYFAEKLGDARFMTPSPHISRGVAWAKANMLRVVKEYPHGWGSTNSPPSDILVSRDTSWFVHGFDYFWPEFSRNAIEVFNRAIDPSGLMVEYVRGVSGYKTAYDLNINDDTPLHVIAMLHHYNATLDDEWVKRNLELVIKLIDYMLTQRDDRGLVFCTAKGVDMYGISSWRNIIPYYTLDGAVTEINAEAVYALEAAAMLCAVAGDNDHWQTYVTEAQKLREAMMEHLFNDDTRAFVLNYDQDRNYQDNFTADEIFPVLFGVAGPQERRAILSRLNEADFVTPVGLRTISTADAWYFPSYGFGLLGGVWPDLTLWFAVALARNGMTDTAVSFLNATYEAMEGGSPRNTVPGEFAEWFDGGSLSNRGMYLSPWTSAKYLWAVAETVGGMDGYRTSGRPHLAPLRPKGWDWVAAARVHWGGKRRTYLIDLRNDVIYADMPELSAEDPFTCIYAGRDVSDEVTTSPVEVGAVAFEDEEGAVRIFVCNMLDAARNVSLEFRGSTARIDMVAGELREVHLHGSPSDRKARAAKLDVVPQTVRA
- the pdxS gene encoding pyridoxal 5'-phosphate synthase lyase subunit PdxS; this encodes MEQGTIAVKRGLAQMLKGGVIMDVVTPEQAVVAQEAGAVAVMALERIPADIRADGGVARMSGLELIRGIMDAVTIPVMAKVRIGHFAEAQVLQSLGVDYIDESEVLTPADDKYHIEKDPFTTPFVCGARNLGEALRRIAEGAAMIRSKGEAGSGNIVEAVRHMRAIGDSIRELTVAPPEELVSRARDLGAPLELVRQVAREGKLPVVLFCAGGVSTPADASLMMQLGAEGIFVGSGIFKSTDPKKFARAVVDATTHYDDPKAVMDASRSLGASSAMPGLDIRTMDESQLLSTRGN
- the pdxT gene encoding pyridoxal 5'-phosphate synthase glutaminase subunit PdxT, which produces MAGPIVGVLALQGDVVEHVAALERSGARPVAVKRLDQLTSIEGLIVPGGESTTVMRLLDRAGLAEPIVARVRAGMPLWGTCMGLIVAAREVIGVEQPSLDLIDVSVRRNAFGRQNESVEVDLPIAVLGPEPFPAIFIRAPWIERAGPSVDVLAERDGHGVMVRQGNVLGTSFHPELSGDGRVHAYFLSMIRQRDDVGKASSAA
- a CDS encoding HNH endonuclease; amino-acid sequence: MSDVLVLNFTYEALNVTSFQRAVKMLFAGKAELLHGRDRTIASTTYEMRMPSIIRMLYYIRRPMQKVALTKKNVLIRDDHKCQYCGIHGEKLMTVDHVTPKSRGGPSTWENLVCACMRCNNRKNNRTPDECNMKLARRPRQPKYIPWIQIKRNTLPDEWGKFLFLYNVSIDERVEV